The proteins below come from a single Oerskovia jenensis genomic window:
- a CDS encoding 3' terminal RNA ribose 2'-O-methyltransferase Hen1: MLVTLTTTAGAPAGTALPMPAMTDATDLGYLLHKHPARAQSFELPVGTAHVFYPEADAARCTVALLLEVDPVGIVRNKRFGGRDAFSLAQYVNDRPYAASSMLAVALGAVFRTAMTGRCDARQALADGPVPLEIHVPALPCRGGARLAERLFEPLGWTVEATPEPLDPTVPEWGDSRYVDLRLTGTVRLADALHHLYVLLPVLDDAKHYWVTGDEVDKLLRAGEGWLAAHPERDQIMRRYLAHQGRYVEDATDRLVTLDGGPLPADAEALGTPAEGDVPTGGSDAVGTTAPTLARQRAEAVLAALHEVGARSVVDLGCGEGALLRLLAADRRFTRVLGTDVAARELEKAATRLRLEDASDAERERVRLVQSSLTYRDERIAGFDAAVLMEVIEHVDPPRLGALERVVFAEARPGTVVVTTPNVEYNALYPSLEEHGHRHTDHRFEWSRAEFQTWADGVAHRRGYGVTFRDVGPQDEGPRALGAPTQMALFTLRSPEVSERASTRGHAGSDNDDATDRAEARA; the protein is encoded by the coding sequence ATGCTGGTCACCCTCACGACGACCGCCGGCGCGCCGGCCGGGACCGCCCTGCCCATGCCGGCGATGACGGACGCGACCGACCTCGGGTACCTGCTGCACAAACACCCTGCGCGGGCCCAGTCGTTCGAGCTGCCCGTCGGCACCGCGCACGTCTTCTACCCCGAGGCCGACGCCGCGCGCTGCACGGTCGCGCTGCTGCTCGAGGTCGACCCTGTGGGCATCGTGCGCAACAAGCGGTTCGGCGGGCGCGACGCCTTCTCCCTGGCCCAGTACGTCAACGACCGCCCCTACGCCGCGTCCTCGATGCTCGCGGTCGCGCTCGGGGCTGTGTTCCGCACCGCGATGACGGGGCGCTGCGACGCGCGGCAGGCGCTCGCGGACGGCCCGGTCCCGCTCGAGATCCACGTCCCCGCGCTGCCCTGCCGTGGCGGTGCGCGGCTCGCCGAGCGCCTGTTCGAGCCACTGGGCTGGACGGTGGAGGCGACGCCCGAACCGCTCGACCCGACCGTGCCCGAGTGGGGGGACTCGCGCTACGTCGACCTGCGCCTGACCGGCACGGTCCGCCTCGCCGACGCCCTGCACCACCTGTACGTCCTGCTGCCCGTGCTCGACGACGCCAAGCACTACTGGGTCACGGGCGACGAGGTCGACAAGCTGCTGCGCGCGGGCGAGGGATGGCTCGCCGCGCACCCCGAGCGCGACCAGATCATGCGCCGCTACCTCGCGCACCAGGGCCGGTACGTCGAGGACGCGACCGACCGGCTCGTGACGCTCGACGGGGGCCCGCTGCCCGCCGACGCCGAGGCCCTGGGGACCCCCGCCGAGGGCGACGTCCCCACCGGGGGGAGCGACGCCGTCGGGACCACGGCGCCCACGCTCGCCCGGCAGCGTGCCGAGGCCGTGCTCGCGGCGCTGCACGAGGTCGGGGCACGCAGCGTCGTCGACCTCGGGTGCGGCGAGGGCGCCCTGCTGCGGCTGCTCGCCGCGGACCGCCGCTTCACGCGCGTGCTGGGCACCGACGTCGCCGCGCGCGAGCTCGAGAAGGCCGCGACCCGGCTGCGCCTGGAGGACGCGAGCGACGCCGAGCGCGAGCGCGTGCGGCTCGTGCAGTCCTCGCTCACGTACCGGGACGAGCGGATCGCGGGCTTCGACGCCGCGGTCCTCATGGAGGTGATCGAGCACGTCGACCCGCCGCGCCTGGGTGCGCTCGAACGGGTCGTGTTCGCCGAGGCGAGGCCGGGGACGGTCGTCGTCACGACGCCCAACGTCGAGTACAACGCGTTGTACCCGTCCCTGGAGGAGCACGGGCACCGGCACACGGACCACCGCTTCGAGTGGAGCCGGGCCGAGTTCCAGACCTGGGCCGACGGCGTCGCGCACCGCCGCGGGTACGGCGTGACGTTCCGCGACGTCGGGCCGCAGGACGAGGGGCCGCGCGCGTTGGGCGCACCGACGCAGATGGCGCTGTTCACGCTGAGGTCGCCCGAGGTGTCAGAACGAGCGAGCACCAGAGGCCACGCTGGTTCTGACAACGACGACGCGACCGACCGGGCGGAGGCACGGGCATGA
- a CDS encoding polynucleotide kinase-phosphatase has product MTEQHVISGEPRVLSVPELSLVVLVGVSGSGKSTFARERFGPFEAVSSDFCRGLVSGDVNDQSATAAAFEVLETIVSKRLEAGHLTVVDATNVQSAARKNLVALARAHDVLPVAIVLDVPESVAVERNRSRPDRDFGDHVVRRQRQALRSSLKALSREGFRKVHVLRGVDEIEHATISREPLLNDLRDQTGPFDAIGDVHGCRAELETLLGELGYVIERDDAGRPVDAVHPEGRRALFLGDLVDRGPDSPGVLRLVMGMVRAGHALAVPGNHEHKLVRALSGRNVTVSHGLETTLAQLAEEPEEFRQAVETFCRDLVSHLVLDGGRLVVAHAGLKESYHGRASGRVRSFALYGDTTGETDEFGLPVRYPWANEYRGRAMVLYGHTPTPEAEWVNNTMCLDTGCVFGGKLSALRYPEKELVSVPAAEVYYEPARPFLPAEGSEDVEGAARPQRDPDVLDVTDVLGRRSVVTGTRGRITIPEENAAGALEVMSRFATDPRALLYLPPTMSPVATSQRPGYLEHPEDAFAAYASDAVGQVVCEEKHMGSRAVLLVCREAYGAPARRFGVDVQPGGRGVAHTRTGRPLFSGPTAEALLEHVAKALDGAGVWDELGADWVLLDAEILPWSAKADQLIRDQYASVGAAARAVMPAALAALDAAVARGVDVGELRARTASRAEDTERYTQAYRRYRWPVDGLDGVQLAPFQVLASGSGVGGEPTGATYATRDHLWHLGIADRLVEADPVLFRTTRRLVVDLADDASRAEGVRWWEEMTGAGGEGMVVKPLANLVRGPKGIVQPGLKVRGREYLRIIYGPEYTQEQHLDRLRVRSLGRKQSLALREYALGLEAVERVVAGEPLWRVHEAVFAVLALESEPVDPRL; this is encoded by the coding sequence ATGACCGAGCAGCACGTGATCAGCGGGGAGCCCCGCGTCCTGAGCGTCCCCGAGCTCTCGCTCGTGGTGCTCGTCGGGGTGTCCGGGTCCGGGAAGTCCACGTTCGCGCGCGAGCGCTTCGGCCCCTTCGAGGCCGTCTCCTCGGACTTCTGCCGGGGGCTCGTCTCGGGGGACGTCAACGACCAGTCGGCCACTGCCGCGGCGTTCGAGGTGCTCGAGACGATCGTGAGCAAGCGCCTGGAGGCCGGGCACCTGACGGTCGTCGACGCGACCAACGTGCAGTCCGCGGCGCGCAAGAACCTCGTCGCGCTCGCGCGGGCGCACGACGTCCTGCCCGTCGCGATCGTGCTCGACGTGCCCGAGTCCGTCGCGGTCGAGCGCAACCGGTCCCGCCCGGACCGTGACTTCGGCGACCACGTCGTGAGGCGTCAGCGCCAGGCGCTGCGGTCGTCGCTCAAGGCGCTGAGCCGCGAGGGCTTCCGCAAGGTCCACGTGCTGCGCGGCGTCGACGAGATCGAGCACGCCACGATCTCGCGCGAACCGCTGCTCAACGACCTGCGCGACCAGACCGGTCCGTTCGACGCGATCGGCGACGTGCACGGCTGCCGCGCCGAGCTCGAGACCCTGCTCGGCGAGCTCGGCTACGTGATCGAGCGCGACGACGCCGGCCGCCCGGTCGACGCCGTGCACCCCGAGGGACGCCGCGCGCTGTTCCTGGGCGACCTCGTCGACCGCGGGCCCGACTCGCCGGGCGTCCTGCGCCTCGTGATGGGCATGGTCCGGGCGGGGCACGCGCTCGCCGTCCCGGGCAACCACGAGCACAAGCTCGTGCGCGCGCTCTCGGGGCGCAACGTGACCGTCAGCCACGGGCTGGAGACGACGCTCGCGCAGCTCGCCGAGGAGCCCGAGGAGTTCCGCCAGGCCGTCGAGACGTTCTGCCGCGACCTGGTCTCGCACCTCGTGCTCGACGGCGGGCGGCTCGTGGTCGCTCACGCGGGGCTCAAGGAGTCGTACCACGGGCGCGCGTCGGGCCGGGTGCGCAGCTTCGCGCTCTACGGGGACACGACGGGGGAGACCGACGAGTTCGGGCTGCCCGTGCGCTACCCGTGGGCGAACGAGTACCGCGGCCGGGCCATGGTGCTCTACGGGCACACGCCCACGCCCGAGGCCGAGTGGGTCAACAACACGATGTGCCTCGACACGGGGTGCGTGTTCGGTGGGAAGCTCTCCGCGTTGCGGTACCCGGAGAAGGAGCTCGTGTCGGTACCCGCGGCCGAGGTCTACTACGAGCCCGCGCGTCCGTTCCTGCCGGCAGAGGGCTCGGAGGACGTCGAGGGGGCCGCTCGCCCGCAGCGCGATCCCGACGTCCTCGACGTGACCGACGTGCTCGGCCGGCGCTCGGTCGTCACGGGCACGCGGGGCCGCATCACGATCCCCGAGGAGAACGCCGCCGGGGCCCTGGAGGTCATGAGCAGGTTCGCGACCGACCCGCGCGCGCTGCTCTACCTGCCGCCGACCATGAGCCCCGTCGCGACGTCCCAGCGCCCCGGCTACCTGGAGCACCCCGAGGACGCGTTCGCGGCGTACGCGAGCGACGCCGTCGGGCAGGTCGTGTGCGAGGAGAAGCACATGGGCTCGCGTGCCGTGCTGCTCGTGTGTCGCGAGGCGTACGGGGCGCCGGCCCGGCGCTTCGGTGTCGACGTGCAGCCGGGCGGTCGCGGGGTCGCGCACACGCGCACGGGCCGCCCGCTGTTCTCCGGCCCGACGGCGGAGGCTCTCCTCGAGCACGTCGCGAAGGCCCTCGACGGGGCCGGGGTGTGGGACGAGCTGGGTGCCGACTGGGTCCTGCTCGACGCCGAGATCCTGCCCTGGTCCGCGAAGGCCGACCAGCTCATCCGCGACCAGTACGCGAGCGTCGGGGCCGCGGCCCGGGCCGTCATGCCCGCGGCGCTCGCGGCCCTCGACGCGGCAGTGGCCCGCGGCGTCGACGTCGGGGAGCTGCGGGCGCGCACGGCTTCGCGCGCCGAGGACACCGAGCGGTACACGCAGGCGTACCGGCGCTACCGCTGGCCCGTCGACGGGCTCGACGGCGTGCAGCTCGCGCCGTTCCAGGTGCTCGCGAGCGGGTCGGGCGTGGGGGGAGAGCCGACCGGCGCGACCTACGCGACCCGCGACCACCTGTGGCACCTGGGGATCGCCGACCGGCTGGTCGAGGCCGACCCCGTGCTCTTCCGCACGACGCGACGCCTCGTGGTCGACCTCGCGGACGACGCATCGCGTGCCGAGGGTGTCCGCTGGTGGGAGGAGATGACCGGGGCAGGCGGGGAGGGCATGGTCGTCAAGCCGCTCGCGAACCTGGTGCGCGGCCCCAAGGGGATCGTGCAGCCGGGGCTCAAGGTCCGCGGACGCGAGTACCTGCGGATCATCTACGGCCCCGAGTACACCCAGGAGCAGCACCTGGATCGGTTGCGCGTCCGTTCGCTGGGGCGCAAGCAGTCGCTCGCGTTGCGCGAGTACGCGCTGGGGCTCGAGGCGGTCGAGCGCGTGGTCGCGGGTGAGCCGCTGTGGCGCGTGCACGAGGCCGTCTTCGCGGTCCTCGCGCTCGAGTCGGAGCCGGTCGACCCGCGGCTCTAG